A genome region from Fodinibius salicampi includes the following:
- a CDS encoding DUF5695 domain-containing protein has protein sequence MKSFRKKVLPALPVFLYALLLILCVSLEVSAQNDETDNITPTLGLEQGYLDFEIPNFRLKLVKASQTIAALEPKGEGGFDFTPADWLERRNGDGYYHLGDLTLRLRTGKSGEWTRYSTADKRAPVKALESSSFLAGALLNPTLDEDIPLQVRRYWQVKEGNLVLRFELENTGNEAVEVGGLGIPMVFNNILHERDLEEAHAKCSFYDPYIGQDAGYLQVTRLNGQGPALIVAPDKNKSTSFESYKPLLADSTQKGITFEGFHEWMVHTEAYEQNEWKDADNWNETTSAVIVPGESRSYGIKFLLSDTIRDIEETLVENEHPVAKGMPGYVLPQDQEGQLFLKYTQDIASVSVEPEGLLQINRSGTTQNGWNRIKINGEEWGRARLTVTYQDGVKQSVHYKVIKPESEVVDDMGDFLTTEQWFDEQNDPFNRAPSVISYDYGKKEQVRQDNRAWIAGLSDEGGAGSWLAAVMKQLVDPDREEIKKLEAFVDNTLWGGIQYSEGEQKYGVRKSMFYYEPDEMPEGTYSEDVNFGGWSSWSKEEARSVGRSYNYPHVAAAYWVLYRLARNHEGLVTNHPWDWYLERAYETSEAMVEYAPHYAQYGQMEGTVFLLILKDLQREGWEQAASLEETMRERAELWESLPFPFGSEMPWDSTGQEEVYAWCKYFGFDQKARVTLNAILGYMPTVPHWGYNGSARRYWDFLYAGKLSRIERQLHHYGSGLNAIPVLTEYRENPEDYHLLRVGYGGLMGSIANVTQDGFGPAAFHSFPSTLAIDGYSGDYGSGFFGHAVNTGTYVIDHPEFGWQTFGGNLEHSENWITVEPLNSARSRFYLAPMGLWLTLDAGKFDKIRFNPDTKEVQLVFEEENEFTKEARLRINQPAKKEIVGTFKPQTEWEKERGAFVIPLGKANNKVNLDSN, from the coding sequence ATGAAATCTTTTAGGAAGAAAGTTCTCCCGGCTTTGCCGGTATTTTTGTATGCACTGCTTTTAATTTTGTGTGTTAGTCTAGAAGTATCCGCCCAAAATGATGAAACGGATAATATCACTCCCACACTGGGACTTGAACAAGGCTATCTGGATTTTGAAATTCCCAACTTTCGGTTGAAGCTCGTCAAGGCTTCACAGACAATAGCTGCATTAGAGCCCAAAGGAGAAGGAGGGTTCGATTTTACGCCCGCCGACTGGCTGGAACGGCGCAATGGAGATGGCTATTACCATTTGGGAGATCTTACACTGCGCTTAAGAACCGGAAAATCAGGTGAATGGACTAGGTACTCAACAGCCGATAAGCGTGCCCCGGTAAAAGCATTGGAGTCATCATCTTTTTTGGCTGGAGCGCTGCTTAATCCCACCTTAGACGAGGATATACCGTTGCAGGTCCGAAGGTATTGGCAGGTAAAAGAGGGAAATCTTGTATTACGTTTTGAATTAGAAAATACGGGTAATGAAGCTGTTGAGGTGGGCGGACTTGGTATTCCCATGGTTTTTAATAATATCCTGCATGAGCGTGATTTGGAAGAAGCCCATGCGAAGTGCTCTTTTTATGATCCGTATATTGGACAGGATGCCGGGTACTTGCAGGTGACCCGTTTGAATGGTCAGGGTCCGGCACTTATTGTAGCACCGGATAAAAATAAATCCACTTCCTTTGAATCCTATAAGCCTCTGCTGGCAGATTCCACACAAAAGGGGATTACCTTTGAGGGATTTCATGAGTGGATGGTCCATACGGAAGCCTATGAACAAAACGAATGGAAAGATGCCGATAATTGGAATGAGACTACCTCTGCTGTAATAGTACCGGGGGAAAGCCGCAGTTATGGCATAAAATTTCTGCTTTCGGATACCATCCGTGATATTGAAGAAACCCTGGTAGAAAACGAGCATCCTGTTGCCAAAGGAATGCCCGGCTATGTATTACCGCAGGATCAAGAGGGACAGCTTTTTCTGAAATATACACAGGATATAGCGTCTGTGTCTGTAGAGCCGGAAGGATTATTGCAAATAAATCGTAGCGGTACTACCCAAAACGGTTGGAACCGAATTAAGATAAATGGTGAAGAGTGGGGACGTGCCCGGCTAACGGTTACCTACCAGGATGGGGTTAAGCAGTCGGTTCATTACAAGGTAATTAAGCCGGAATCGGAGGTCGTAGACGATATGGGCGATTTTCTTACAACAGAACAGTGGTTTGACGAGCAAAATGATCCCTTTAACCGAGCCCCATCAGTTATTAGCTACGATTATGGGAAAAAAGAGCAGGTACGCCAAGATAATCGCGCCTGGATCGCGGGATTAAGTGATGAGGGGGGAGCTGGTTCCTGGCTTGCTGCAGTTATGAAACAGCTTGTTGATCCCGATCGCGAAGAAATAAAAAAGCTGGAAGCTTTTGTCGATAATACCTTGTGGGGAGGGATTCAATACAGCGAGGGGGAGCAAAAGTACGGGGTTCGTAAAAGTATGTTTTACTATGAACCAGATGAGATGCCGGAGGGCACCTACAGCGAGGATGTTAATTTTGGGGGATGGTCGAGCTGGAGTAAAGAAGAAGCCCGGTCGGTCGGGCGATCTTATAATTATCCCCACGTGGCTGCGGCCTATTGGGTGTTGTATCGCCTGGCACGCAATCATGAGGGACTGGTAACTAACCATCCCTGGGACTGGTACCTGGAGCGGGCTTATGAAACCTCGGAAGCCATGGTTGAGTATGCCCCGCACTACGCCCAGTACGGACAGATGGAGGGAACTGTGTTTTTACTGATTCTAAAAGACCTCCAAAGGGAAGGTTGGGAACAGGCGGCGTCCCTTGAAGAAACAATGCGGGAGCGAGCCGAACTTTGGGAGTCTCTTCCATTTCCATTCGGCAGCGAAATGCCCTGGGATTCCACCGGACAGGAAGAGGTCTACGCCTGGTGCAAGTATTTTGGCTTTGATCAAAAAGCCAGGGTTACGTTGAATGCAATTCTTGGATATATGCCAACCGTACCCCATTGGGGATATAATGGAAGCGCTCGGCGTTATTGGGACTTTCTTTATGCCGGTAAGCTAAGCCGTATTGAACGGCAGCTGCATCATTACGGATCGGGATTAAATGCTATCCCCGTGTTGACGGAATACCGGGAAAATCCCGAAGATTACCACTTGCTCAGAGTAGGTTATGGTGGATTGATGGGATCCATAGCGAATGTCACGCAGGATGGTTTCGGTCCGGCAGCATTTCATAGCTTTCCTTCTACTTTGGCAATTGATGGTTATTCAGGAGATTACGGATCCGGTTTCTTTGGGCATGCCGTAAATACCGGGACCTATGTAATTGACCATCCCGAGTTCGGGTGGCAGACTTTCGGTGGAAATTTAGAACACAGCGAAAACTGGATTACAGTAGAACCCCTGAATTCAGCACGTTCCCGGTTTTATTTGGCCCCCATGGGACTATGGCTTACCCTGGATGCCGGTAAGTTTGATAAAATTCGGTTTAATCCCGATACAAAGGAAGTACAGTTGGTATTTGAAGAAGAAAACGAGTTTACCAAGGAAGCTCGCCTGCGTATTAACCAACCGGCTAAAAAAGAAATAGTAGGTACTTTCAAACCACAAACCGAATGGGAAAAGGAACGCGGGGCATTTGTCATTCCACTCGGTAAAGCAAACAACAAAGTGAATCTTGATAGCAACTAA
- a CDS encoding DUF885 family protein, with product MHYLKYIAVCFFIFFATVVLQAQPESVSRLYITVEQYQADVRSLERAFVLEESPKYFDRMEQLHNNWLNRLDQMNYSDLNTSEAVDFILLRRNIRRDLQELQQSRSSYNAIKPTIRFADIIQNLQEKRRVGVDIEGSRFAEQLDTLAEAIRKNKEQIKDQGRLEPHESRRSVEVVKNLRQTLDNVYTFYDGYDPDVTWWGPESYEDADTTLSNYATYLEEWTVDQSHKDDGSGIIGDPVGREKLLELLEYEMIPYTPEELIELAEKEYQWCLDQMLKASEDLGYGDDWHAALEHTKNTYVPPGKQPEVIYDLAIRAIDFLEERDLLTIPELAKETWSMEMMTPERQLINPFFLGGRVIRISYPTNTMDYEAKMMSMRGNNPNFSNATVHHELIAGHHLQGFMTDRYHPYRDVFRTPFWIEGWALYWELQLWDMDFPETPEERIGMLYWRMHRAARIIFSLRFHLGEMSPQEAIDFIVEKVGHEYKNAEAEVRRSFEANYPPLYQAAYMLGGLQIRALYNELVVNGDMPDKNFHDRILKNGNMPIEMVRKILTGQKPPKDFETNWRFYEELN from the coding sequence ATGCATTATTTAAAATATATAGCTGTTTGTTTTTTCATTTTTTTCGCAACGGTTGTTTTACAGGCCCAGCCGGAGTCTGTCAGCCGCCTGTATATCACAGTTGAACAATACCAGGCAGATGTTCGGAGCCTTGAGCGTGCTTTTGTACTTGAGGAGAGTCCAAAATATTTTGACCGCATGGAACAACTGCATAATAACTGGCTTAACCGGCTGGATCAGATGAATTACAGTGATCTTAATACTTCTGAAGCGGTTGATTTTATTTTGTTGCGTCGAAATATCAGAAGAGATCTGCAGGAGCTACAGCAGTCGCGCTCGAGCTATAACGCCATAAAGCCAACCATCCGGTTTGCCGATATTATTCAAAATCTACAGGAAAAAAGAAGGGTGGGAGTTGATATAGAAGGCAGCCGTTTTGCCGAGCAGCTGGATACACTTGCAGAGGCCATACGGAAAAATAAAGAGCAAATAAAAGATCAGGGACGGCTGGAACCGCATGAATCCCGTCGATCGGTTGAGGTTGTGAAAAATTTACGACAGACACTGGATAATGTGTACACTTTTTATGATGGCTATGATCCCGATGTAACTTGGTGGGGCCCGGAATCCTATGAAGATGCGGATACCACGCTATCCAACTATGCTACATATCTTGAGGAGTGGACGGTTGATCAGTCGCACAAAGATGACGGCAGTGGCATTATCGGTGACCCCGTCGGTAGAGAAAAGCTTTTGGAACTTCTCGAATATGAAATGATCCCCTATACCCCTGAAGAGCTTATCGAGCTTGCTGAAAAAGAATACCAGTGGTGTTTGGATCAGATGCTTAAAGCTTCAGAAGATCTGGGATACGGGGATGATTGGCATGCGGCACTTGAGCATACGAAAAACACTTATGTGCCACCGGGGAAACAGCCGGAAGTTATTTATGATCTGGCTATCCGAGCTATAGATTTCCTTGAAGAACGCGATCTTTTGACAATCCCCGAACTGGCTAAAGAAACCTGGAGTATGGAAATGATGACGCCCGAACGCCAGCTTATCAATCCTTTCTTCCTGGGAGGCAGAGTAATTCGCATTTCCTATCCCACCAATACAATGGATTATGAAGCGAAGATGATGAGTATGCGGGGGAATAACCCTAACTTTTCCAATGCTACGGTTCATCATGAACTTATTGCCGGACACCATTTGCAAGGATTCATGACGGATCGATATCATCCATACCGTGATGTCTTTCGTACTCCTTTTTGGATCGAAGGGTGGGCATTATATTGGGAGCTTCAGCTCTGGGATATGGACTTCCCGGAGACTCCGGAAGAACGGATCGGTATGCTGTACTGGCGGATGCACCGGGCCGCTCGCATTATCTTTTCACTACGCTTCCACCTGGGAGAAATGAGTCCCCAGGAAGCGATCGACTTTATTGTGGAAAAGGTGGGCCACGAATATAAGAATGCAGAAGCTGAAGTACGCCGCTCTTTTGAAGCGAATTACCCTCCACTGTACCAGGCCGCTTACATGCTGGGAGGACTGCAAATCCGTGCTTTATATAATGAACTTGTTGTAAATGGTGATATGCCCGATAAGAATTTTCATGACCGGATACTTAAAAATGGCAATATGCCCATAGAAATGGTCCGAAAAATTTTAACGGGACAGAAACCACCTAAAGATTTTGAAACAAACTGGCGGTTTTATGAGGAATTGAATTGA
- a CDS encoding S9 family peptidase, whose translation MHRSGKIIIGLVFFGLAALQVQAQDITKEDYQRAEQFLYQNVNELVFRVDVNPHWAEVQRKFWYRVDTRKGEEYFFVDAREEKKQSFFDQEKLAQSLSESFGEKVDPYDLPLSRLEWKPKDESLEFFHKDKKWKVDLGTLDVYELEEEEEGAEWYDQSQLSESPDGKWTVARKDYNLWVKNNETGEEYQLTEDGNKEMIYGASQPWAWKKQEGPNEKEREDLWLNVSWSPNSQKLFANKLDLRKAKLMYLLRFVPDESFRAQSVSYYRALPGEDSVAKQIPYVFDIVNKSRTRIKAGPYDDLIAGSWNWHGDSNDTLYMLIRERGYGSATLLRANAESGAVDTVFREVSDTYVDPGKSESEYLPDTDEFIWLSERDGWNHIYLYDLNTGEVKQQVTRGKFVVYDIEHIDKENRKIFFTAGGREADRDPYLEHLYSVNFDGSDLRLLTPENADHNINFSSGYNYFVDTYSRVDRKSTSVLRRSSDGKVIMKLEEADIKDLLATGWQHPEPFSVKARDGETDIYGVIYRPSNFDPNKEYPVIDGTYSGPQAVRTPKSFAGGYQNSDQPLAELGFIVITVDGLGTAGRSKEFQDYSWKNLGDIGSSDHIKAIKELAEKYTYMDTSRVGIYGHSAGGYDAARAVMKHPDFYKVAVSSAGNHDHRIAKAFWPEIYMDYPEGPHYEEQSNVNLAENLEGHLLLAHGDMDDNVHPTGTIRMADALIKAGKSFDLLIMPNEDHGMSGTDYFTKARWNYFVEHLLGAEPLRHYQIGQD comes from the coding sequence ATGCATAGATCTGGAAAAATAATAATAGGGCTCGTTTTCTTTGGCTTAGCTGCATTGCAGGTACAGGCACAAGATATAACCAAAGAAGATTACCAACGAGCCGAGCAGTTTTTATATCAGAACGTAAATGAACTGGTCTTTCGGGTGGATGTAAATCCCCATTGGGCTGAAGTACAACGCAAGTTCTGGTACCGGGTGGATACTCGAAAGGGAGAGGAATATTTTTTTGTTGATGCTCGGGAAGAAAAGAAACAGTCTTTCTTTGACCAAGAGAAACTGGCGCAAAGTTTATCGGAAAGCTTTGGTGAAAAGGTTGATCCTTATGACTTGCCGCTGAGTAGACTGGAGTGGAAACCGAAAGATGAAAGTCTTGAGTTTTTTCACAAGGATAAAAAATGGAAAGTGGATTTGGGAACACTGGATGTTTATGAGCTCGAAGAAGAGGAAGAAGGGGCTGAGTGGTATGACCAGAGTCAGCTGTCAGAATCCCCGGATGGCAAGTGGACGGTAGCCCGGAAGGATTATAACCTATGGGTAAAAAACAATGAAACAGGGGAAGAATACCAGCTTACGGAAGATGGAAACAAAGAAATGATTTACGGTGCTTCTCAACCATGGGCCTGGAAAAAACAGGAAGGTCCCAATGAAAAAGAGCGTGAGGATTTGTGGCTTAATGTATCCTGGTCACCGAATTCCCAAAAATTATTTGCCAATAAACTTGATCTGCGTAAGGCCAAACTGATGTACCTTCTGCGGTTTGTACCGGATGAGAGCTTCCGGGCACAATCAGTGTCTTATTACCGGGCGCTCCCCGGAGAGGATAGCGTAGCTAAGCAGATTCCTTACGTATTTGACATCGTTAATAAAAGCCGGACCCGAATTAAGGCCGGACCCTATGATGATCTTATTGCCGGAAGCTGGAACTGGCATGGAGACAGCAATGATACGCTTTATATGTTAATTCGTGAACGCGGATATGGTTCGGCTACATTGCTAAGGGCAAATGCGGAGAGCGGTGCGGTGGATACGGTATTCAGGGAAGTGAGTGATACGTATGTGGATCCCGGTAAATCGGAATCAGAATACTTACCTGATACGGATGAGTTTATCTGGTTATCCGAACGGGATGGGTGGAATCATATTTATTTGTACGACCTTAATACGGGGGAAGTAAAGCAACAGGTTACCCGGGGCAAATTTGTGGTTTACGACATTGAACATATCGACAAAGAGAATCGAAAAATATTTTTTACAGCCGGGGGACGTGAAGCCGACCGCGATCCTTATCTTGAACATCTTTATTCGGTAAATTTTGATGGGTCAGATCTTCGGCTGCTAACGCCTGAAAATGCGGATCATAATATAAATTTTTCTTCCGGCTATAACTACTTTGTGGATACCTATTCACGGGTTGATAGAAAGTCCACTTCGGTGTTACGAAGAAGTTCGGATGGGAAAGTGATTATGAAACTGGAGGAAGCGGATATTAAGGATCTCTTGGCTACCGGATGGCAGCACCCCGAACCCTTTAGTGTTAAGGCACGGGACGGAGAAACGGATATTTACGGAGTAATTTACCGTCCTTCAAATTTTGATCCTAATAAAGAATATCCTGTTATCGACGGTACTTATTCCGGGCCCCAAGCGGTCAGAACGCCCAAAAGTTTTGCCGGGGGATACCAAAACAGTGACCAGCCATTAGCGGAACTGGGATTTATTGTGATCACGGTAGATGGACTTGGAACAGCCGGCCGTTCCAAGGAATTTCAGGATTATTCCTGGAAAAATCTTGGCGACATCGGTTCGTCGGATCATATTAAAGCTATTAAAGAACTAGCTGAAAAATATACCTATATGGATACTAGCAGAGTGGGTATCTACGGGCATTCTGCCGGTGGATATGATGCGGCGCGGGCTGTTATGAAGCATCCCGATTTTTATAAAGTGGCGGTATCGTCTGCGGGAAATCATGATCACCGTATAGCGAAAGCGTTCTGGCCGGAAATCTATATGGATTATCCCGAGGGACCACACTATGAAGAGCAGTCAAATGTTAATTTAGCAGAAAATCTGGAAGGGCATTTATTATTGGCTCACGGCGATATGGACGATAATGTGCATCCCACCGGGACCATCCGGATGGCCGATGCGTTAATAAAAGCCGGCAAAAGTTTTGATCTGTTGATTATGCCAAACGAAGATCATGGGATGTCTGGCACCGATTATTTTACTAAAGCACGGTGGAATTATTTTGTAGAGCACCTGCTTGGAGCCGAGCCACTTCGACATTATCAGATTGGTCAGGATTAG
- a CDS encoding TIGR00730 family Rossman fold protein has translation MSTSRRICVFCGSKKGNNPAFAEKGKVLGQQLAINNIEVVYGGGSVGIMNEVANGALNNNGKVHGVIPKHLNDREHAHPDITKVHITNTMHERKAMMAELSDAFIALPGGFGTFEELMEAITWLQLGIHQKPVILFNIDHYYDQLIAFIDHAVESGFISPQNRTLLKTANSIEECLDHLPFNN, from the coding sequence ATGAGTACTTCCAGGCGTATTTGTGTTTTTTGTGGTTCTAAAAAAGGAAATAACCCTGCTTTTGCCGAAAAGGGAAAAGTATTGGGACAGCAACTGGCGATCAACAATATTGAAGTTGTTTATGGAGGTGGTTCGGTCGGCATTATGAATGAAGTTGCCAACGGAGCGCTTAATAATAATGGAAAAGTCCACGGTGTTATTCCAAAACATCTTAATGATCGTGAACATGCCCATCCGGATATAACAAAAGTCCATATCACAAATACCATGCATGAGCGTAAAGCGATGATGGCTGAGTTATCCGACGCTTTCATCGCCCTTCCTGGTGGATTCGGAACATTTGAAGAACTCATGGAAGCCATTACCTGGCTTCAGTTGGGTATTCATCAGAAACCGGTCATTCTTTTCAATATTGATCACTATTACGATCAGCTTATTGCTTTTATAGATCACGCCGTGGAGAGTGGTTTTATAAGTCCACAAAACCGAACCCTTCTAAAAACAGCTAACAGTATCGAAGAATGTCTTGATCATCTTCCCTTTAATAATTAG
- a CDS encoding cysteine desulfurase family protein — translation MKTVYFDHAATTPLDERVLEAMKPYLTEHFGNANSAHQMGNQAKVAVEDARETIADIIGAEPAEIIFTSGGTESDNSAIKGVVKATGKSEVVTSPLEHHAVLHTAEALKQDGGRPVYVEPNPDGTVNPQKVADAITENTALVSLMHVNNEIGSINPLKEISEVCREHNIPFHSDTVQSIGKIPVNVDELGLDFLSMSAHKIYGPKGIGVLYMRHATPWLPWMHGGSQERRRRGGTLNVPGIVGLAKALELAVEEMDQHARHFKKLRSRLVSGLDKKFGDRYQINCNKEKCAPHIVNLSFTDTGEQFDGEMLLLNLDVEGICVSNGSACTSGTIEPSHVLDNIGLDNKVANSSIRISMGKDNTEDDIDYLLEKLEIVINRMASKAPTS, via the coding sequence ATGAAGACCGTTTATTTCGATCACGCTGCCACTACGCCTCTTGATGAGCGCGTTCTTGAGGCTATGAAGCCTTATTTAACCGAACATTTCGGAAATGCCAACTCAGCCCATCAAATGGGTAACCAGGCAAAGGTAGCAGTCGAAGATGCACGAGAAACTATTGCCGATATCATTGGGGCGGAACCCGCTGAAATTATTTTTACCAGCGGCGGGACTGAAAGTGATAACTCTGCCATAAAAGGTGTGGTCAAAGCAACGGGTAAAAGCGAGGTTGTTACCTCTCCACTTGAGCATCATGCGGTTCTTCATACAGCTGAGGCCCTTAAGCAAGACGGTGGCCGACCTGTTTATGTAGAGCCAAACCCAGACGGTACGGTAAATCCACAAAAAGTAGCTGATGCAATTACGGAGAATACGGCTCTTGTATCCCTGATGCACGTGAATAATGAGATTGGTTCCATCAATCCGCTAAAAGAAATTTCGGAAGTATGCAGGGAGCACAATATTCCATTTCATTCAGATACAGTTCAAAGCATTGGAAAGATACCGGTGAATGTGGATGAGCTGGGACTTGATTTCCTAAGTATGAGTGCACATAAGATATATGGGCCAAAAGGTATCGGGGTGCTTTATATGCGTCACGCGACTCCATGGCTGCCCTGGATGCACGGTGGATCTCAAGAACGCCGCCGGCGTGGAGGGACTCTGAATGTACCTGGAATTGTTGGATTGGCCAAAGCGCTGGAGCTGGCGGTAGAAGAGATGGATCAACATGCCCGGCACTTCAAAAAACTACGCAGCCGCTTGGTTTCCGGACTGGATAAAAAGTTCGGCGACCGTTACCAGATAAATTGCAACAAAGAAAAATGTGCCCCGCATATTGTTAACCTCTCCTTTACCGATACCGGAGAACAATTTGACGGAGAGATGCTGTTGCTAAACCTGGATGTTGAAGGGATATGCGTATCTAATGGTTCCGCCTGTACTTCCGGAACGATAGAACCTTCGCATGTGCTCGATAATATTGGCTTGGATAATAAGGTAGCCAACTCAAGTATTCGCATCAGTATGGGGAAAGATAATACTGAAGATGACATCGATTACCTCTTAGAAAAGCTGGAAATTGTTATAAATCGCATGGCCTCAAAAGCCCCCACTTCTTGA
- a CDS encoding phosphoglycerate kinase: MDKMTLKDADVEGKKVLMRVDFNVPIENGQIGDDNRIVQALPSIKFVTDRGGKLILMSHLGRPGGEVDKSLSLRPVAEHLETLVDTTVHFAEDCVGEKASNVIEQAADGEIVLLENVRFHAGEKANDEEFCKQLAAHGDLFCNDAFGSSHRAHSSVAGVTRFLQPAVSGFLLEKEIKYLSGSINDPERPFVAILGGAKVSDKIGVIENLLDKVDTIIIGGGMTYTFYKAKGLPIGDSLLEEDKVELAAELMEKADEKDIKFVLPMDSVVAREFKNDAEHKVVDEDGIEDGWIAVDIGPQSAISFGNVIKNAQTVVWNGPMGVFEMENFADGTNAVAEALAQATKLGATTIIGGGDSASAIKQAGLEEEVSHVSTGGGASLMFLEGKELPGVVALTDK, from the coding sequence ATGGATAAGATGACGTTGAAAGATGCTGATGTTGAAGGAAAGAAGGTGCTCATGCGGGTTGACTTCAATGTGCCGATTGAAAATGGCCAGATAGGAGATGACAACCGCATTGTTCAGGCATTGCCTTCCATAAAATTTGTAACCGATAGGGGAGGAAAACTTATCCTAATGAGTCACTTAGGGCGCCCCGGTGGCGAGGTTGATAAATCACTGAGCCTGAGACCCGTGGCAGAGCATTTGGAGACATTAGTAGATACAACCGTTCATTTTGCGGAAGATTGTGTAGGAGAAAAAGCCTCAAATGTAATTGAGCAGGCAGCAGATGGGGAAATTGTATTGCTTGAAAATGTTCGCTTTCATGCGGGAGAAAAGGCAAATGATGAGGAGTTTTGCAAGCAATTGGCTGCACATGGGGATCTCTTTTGTAATGATGCTTTTGGCAGCAGTCATCGTGCCCATTCTTCGGTGGCAGGTGTTACACGCTTTTTGCAGCCGGCCGTATCGGGCTTTTTGCTGGAAAAAGAAATTAAGTATTTAAGCGGATCTATCAATGATCCTGAACGACCATTTGTTGCCATTTTGGGAGGAGCAAAGGTCTCAGATAAAATTGGCGTTATAGAAAATCTACTGGACAAGGTGGATACTATTATTATAGGTGGCGGCATGACCTATACTTTTTATAAAGCCAAAGGATTACCCATTGGTGATTCCCTCTTGGAAGAAGACAAGGTAGAGTTGGCTGCAGAGCTCATGGAAAAAGCAGATGAAAAAGATATTAAGTTTGTACTGCCTATGGATTCAGTTGTTGCCAGGGAATTCAAAAATGATGCGGAGCATAAGGTAGTAGATGAAGATGGAATTGAAGATGGCTGGATTGCTGTTGATATAGGTCCCCAATCGGCGATTTCATTCGGAAATGTAATTAAAAATGCTCAGACGGTTGTATGGAATGGTCCGATGGGAGTTTTTGAAATGGAAAACTTTGCAGATGGAACGAATGCCGTTGCAGAAGCACTGGCGCAAGCCACTAAATTGGGAGCTACCACCATTATAGGGGGTGGTGATTCAGCTTCTGCTATTAAACAGGCAGGTCTCGAAGAAGAGGTCTCACACGTATCCACTGGTGGTGGAGCCAGCCTGATGTTCCTCGAAGGGAAAGAGCTCCCGGGCGTTGTGGCGTTGACAGATAAGTGA
- a CDS encoding single-stranded DNA-binding protein, protein MSSLNKAMIIGRLGRDPEVRYTQSNTAVATLSVATSERYKDKQGEWKENTEWHRVVAWGRLAEICQEYLKKGSQVYIEGPIQTRQWEDKEGQTRYTTEIKALTMTMLDSKGSSEGGENVPSQPDSSQPVSSNVDLSEDFDDMDDDLDDDLPF, encoded by the coding sequence ATGAGTTCATTAAATAAAGCTATGATCATCGGCCGACTTGGGCGTGATCCTGAAGTACGCTATACACAGTCTAATACAGCAGTGGCAACATTATCAGTTGCAACTTCTGAACGATACAAAGATAAGCAAGGCGAATGGAAGGAAAATACCGAATGGCACCGGGTCGTTGCCTGGGGACGTTTGGCGGAAATTTGCCAGGAATATCTCAAAAAAGGATCTCAGGTATATATCGAAGGTCCTATTCAGACACGCCAGTGGGAAGATAAAGAAGGTCAGACGCGCTATACTACAGAGATAAAGGCGCTTACCATGACCATGCTGGATAGCAAAGGAAGCAGCGAAGGTGGTGAGAATGTACCGTCACAACCCGATAGCTCCCAACCTGTGTCCAGTAACGTTGATCTAAGTGAAGATTTTGATGATATGGATGATGATTTGGATGATGATTTGCCATTCTAA